A section of the Larus michahellis chromosome 1, bLarMic1.1, whole genome shotgun sequence genome encodes:
- the XRRA1 gene encoding X-ray radiation resistance-associated protein 1 isoform X2 yields MATVRRGGEAAAVRGPLGERGRDSGWGGPRPAGNTAVEMATTGQYKTGSGRWMLARRATPRAWTEKGTTGKTPQQRRKPPVSVSVEENTEDHVLDEPFLMKHHHLKNPSDLCSVNISSQNLISAKEDDFEKFDCVAFINAAENLLTLEPFRKFPGLRELELSLNGLRNLKITAGDFLHLEDLDLSYNNLSAQDIWTLGDLSQLKVLRLTANRLQSLPPDLAGSWDSAHLRFPSLEVLSLDDNRLSDPSVFVSLSHLCSLRELNLDRNRISSVPYLHQAERRQFFLHPALYGDSFRAEWYKSLSSLWQQSRLPKQEDTEVPAELEGKKGQLGYVMLQNNRDPGRTGVIFNSGSPGCPVPVIPREGDPSASKTLPAPSTLRDICAPFPELKRLSLAFNKIADETALLPVAFFPRLKELTFHNNPLTTTRSGQPPLLTQLLQHNLGIKLVRQKNVAVERWHFSIPLKASWKVTSHLPKVTKWPLMMEAPAKTFLWKQLPAAVEAARDAEPPSPAQPLHSISSATPVLEEGEGNSRPPPGSAKEDIPSFFMTQVEDVSRPLLRPVAEGRLEKRSEQRREGRSQVVPEQYKGYEELLSGDKDLDFIEPDGIQKNVQGLYYTQNPSLAYQDAKSRLDSVQKPYLPQKKHGRLPSPPARKTKAEVLEGILMAMRNTSTITEVPLVSVLQKRKSNPRAYREAQRLMEEFQEVFKILPTTVGEEMAKLSDEAWVVKALLAEATSEQGSPEQLQLPESGQEGAHSLVHNTARIE; encoded by the exons GGTCTGGGCGCTGGATGCTGGCACGCAGAGCTACCCCAAGGGCTTGGACTGAGAAGGGGACCACTGGGAAAACaccacagcagaggagaaagccCCCAGTGTCTGTCTCTGtggaagaaaatactgaagacCATGTCCTAGATGAGCCATTTTTG atgaaGCACCACCATTTGAAGAACCCCTCTGACCTGTGCTCTGTGAACATAAGCAGCCAAAATCTCATCTCT GCTAAAGAAGATGATTTTGAGAAATTCGATTGTGTTGCTTTTATAAATGCTGCTGAGAACCTGCTGACACTAG AACCGTTTCGGAAGTTTCCAGGACTACGGGAACTGGAACTTTCCTTGAATGGACTAAGAAATCTGAAAATCACCGCTGGAGACTTCCTGCATTTGGAA gATCTGGATCTCTCCTACAATAACTTGTCCGCCCAAGACATTTGGACGTTGGGAGATTTGTCCCAGCTCAAAGTCCTTCGCTTGACAGCCAACAGGCTTCAGTCCTTGCCTCCGGACCTGGCAGGCTCCTGGGA CTCTGCTCATTTAAGGTTTCCATCTCTGGAGGTCTTGTCGCTGGATGACAATCGCCTGTCAGACCCGAGCGTCTTTGTGAGCCTGTCTCATCTCTGCAG CCTGAGGGAGCTGAATCTGGACAGGAACAGGATTTCGTCTGTCCCCTACCTGCACCAAGCAGAGAGAAGGCAATTCTTCCTCCACCCCGCGCTGTACGGTGACAGCTTCAGGGCAGAGTGGTACAAGTCCCTGAGCAGCCTCTGGCAGCAGTCCCGGCTGCCGAAGCAGGAGGACACGGAGgtgccagcagagctggaagggaaaaaaggacagCTTGGATATGTCATGCTACAGAACAACAGGGATCCAGGCAGGACGG GGGTCATTTTTAATTCTGGCTCTCCGGGATGCCCGGTGCCG GTTATTCCCAGGGAAGGAGACCCATCTGCCTCTAAGACTCTGCCGGCTCCCTCCACACTCAGGGACATTTGTGCTCCCTTTCCTGAGCTGAAGCGTCTCAGCCTGGCCTTCAATAAG ATCGCGGATGAGACAGCTCTCTTACCCGTGGCTTTCTTCCCGCGCCTGAAGGAGCTGACGTTTCACAATAACCCTCTTACCACCACCCGGAGTG GGCAGCCGCCTCTGCTgacccagctcctccagcacaaTCTGGGGATTAAACTTGTCCGACAGAAGAACGTAGCCGTGGAGAGGTGGCACTTCTCCATCCCTCTCAAAGCCAGCTGGAAG GTCACGTCACATCTCCCCAAAGTCACGAAGTGGCCACTGATGATGGAAGCTCCTGCCAAGACCTTTCTGTGGAAACAGCTCCCAGCTGCAGTGGAGGCTGCGAGAGATGCGGAACCTCCGAGTCCGGCCCAGCCACTGCACTCCATCAGCTCCGCAACCCcagtgctggaggaaggggaaggcaaCTCCAGGCCTCCTCCTGGCTCAGCCAAGGAGGACATTCCATCCTTCTTCATGACGCAG GTGGAGGATGTGTCCAGACCCCTGCTGAGACCTGTGGCAGagggcaggctggagaaaaggagtgagcagaggagggaaggaagatcCCAGGTGGTTCCAGAGCAATACAAAGGCTACGAGGAGCTGCTCAGTGGAGACAAGGACCTGGATTTTATTGAGCCAGATG GGATACAGAAGAATGTGCAGGGCCTGTACTACACCCAGAACCCCTCCCTGGCTTACCAGGATGCCAAGTCACGACTGGACAGTGTGCAGAAGCCCTACCTGCCTCAGAAAAAG CATGGGAGGTTGCCCAGCCCTCCGGCCCGAAAGACAAAAGCAGAAGTCCTGGAAGGAATCCTGATGGCCATGAGAAACACCTCGACCATCACTGAAGTACCCTTGG TGTCTGTTTTGCAAAAGAGGAAATCCAACCCCAGGGCATACCGGGAGGCACAGAGGCTGATGGAGGAATTCCAGGAGGTGTTCAAGATCCTCCCCACAACCGTAGGCGAGGAGATGGCCAAGCTGTCGGATGAGGCGTGGGTGGTAAAAGCTCTTCTCGCGGAGGCAACATCTGAGCAGGGGAGCCCTGAACAGCTACAGCTGCCAGAGAGCGGCCAAGAAGGTGCCCACAGTTTAGTCCACAATACAGCCAGGATTGAATAA
- the XRRA1 gene encoding X-ray radiation resistance-associated protein 1 isoform X1, with amino-acid sequence MATVRRGGEAAAVRGPLGERGRDSGWGGPRPAGNTAVEMATTGQYKTGDESNYGTNCFPASNILRASKEGSGRWMLARRATPRAWTEKGTTGKTPQQRRKPPVSVSVEENTEDHVLDEPFLMKHHHLKNPSDLCSVNISSQNLISAKEDDFEKFDCVAFINAAENLLTLEPFRKFPGLRELELSLNGLRNLKITAGDFLHLEDLDLSYNNLSAQDIWTLGDLSQLKVLRLTANRLQSLPPDLAGSWDSAHLRFPSLEVLSLDDNRLSDPSVFVSLSHLCSLRELNLDRNRISSVPYLHQAERRQFFLHPALYGDSFRAEWYKSLSSLWQQSRLPKQEDTEVPAELEGKKGQLGYVMLQNNRDPGRTGVIFNSGSPGCPVPVIPREGDPSASKTLPAPSTLRDICAPFPELKRLSLAFNKIADETALLPVAFFPRLKELTFHNNPLTTTRSGQPPLLTQLLQHNLGIKLVRQKNVAVERWHFSIPLKASWKVTSHLPKVTKWPLMMEAPAKTFLWKQLPAAVEAARDAEPPSPAQPLHSISSATPVLEEGEGNSRPPPGSAKEDIPSFFMTQVEDVSRPLLRPVAEGRLEKRSEQRREGRSQVVPEQYKGYEELLSGDKDLDFIEPDGIQKNVQGLYYTQNPSLAYQDAKSRLDSVQKPYLPQKKHGRLPSPPARKTKAEVLEGILMAMRNTSTITEVPLVSVLQKRKSNPRAYREAQRLMEEFQEVFKILPTTVGEEMAKLSDEAWVVKALLAEATSEQGSPEQLQLPESGQEGAHSLVHNTARIE; translated from the exons GGTCTGGGCGCTGGATGCTGGCACGCAGAGCTACCCCAAGGGCTTGGACTGAGAAGGGGACCACTGGGAAAACaccacagcagaggagaaagccCCCAGTGTCTGTCTCTGtggaagaaaatactgaagacCATGTCCTAGATGAGCCATTTTTG atgaaGCACCACCATTTGAAGAACCCCTCTGACCTGTGCTCTGTGAACATAAGCAGCCAAAATCTCATCTCT GCTAAAGAAGATGATTTTGAGAAATTCGATTGTGTTGCTTTTATAAATGCTGCTGAGAACCTGCTGACACTAG AACCGTTTCGGAAGTTTCCAGGACTACGGGAACTGGAACTTTCCTTGAATGGACTAAGAAATCTGAAAATCACCGCTGGAGACTTCCTGCATTTGGAA gATCTGGATCTCTCCTACAATAACTTGTCCGCCCAAGACATTTGGACGTTGGGAGATTTGTCCCAGCTCAAAGTCCTTCGCTTGACAGCCAACAGGCTTCAGTCCTTGCCTCCGGACCTGGCAGGCTCCTGGGA CTCTGCTCATTTAAGGTTTCCATCTCTGGAGGTCTTGTCGCTGGATGACAATCGCCTGTCAGACCCGAGCGTCTTTGTGAGCCTGTCTCATCTCTGCAG CCTGAGGGAGCTGAATCTGGACAGGAACAGGATTTCGTCTGTCCCCTACCTGCACCAAGCAGAGAGAAGGCAATTCTTCCTCCACCCCGCGCTGTACGGTGACAGCTTCAGGGCAGAGTGGTACAAGTCCCTGAGCAGCCTCTGGCAGCAGTCCCGGCTGCCGAAGCAGGAGGACACGGAGgtgccagcagagctggaagggaaaaaaggacagCTTGGATATGTCATGCTACAGAACAACAGGGATCCAGGCAGGACGG GGGTCATTTTTAATTCTGGCTCTCCGGGATGCCCGGTGCCG GTTATTCCCAGGGAAGGAGACCCATCTGCCTCTAAGACTCTGCCGGCTCCCTCCACACTCAGGGACATTTGTGCTCCCTTTCCTGAGCTGAAGCGTCTCAGCCTGGCCTTCAATAAG ATCGCGGATGAGACAGCTCTCTTACCCGTGGCTTTCTTCCCGCGCCTGAAGGAGCTGACGTTTCACAATAACCCTCTTACCACCACCCGGAGTG GGCAGCCGCCTCTGCTgacccagctcctccagcacaaTCTGGGGATTAAACTTGTCCGACAGAAGAACGTAGCCGTGGAGAGGTGGCACTTCTCCATCCCTCTCAAAGCCAGCTGGAAG GTCACGTCACATCTCCCCAAAGTCACGAAGTGGCCACTGATGATGGAAGCTCCTGCCAAGACCTTTCTGTGGAAACAGCTCCCAGCTGCAGTGGAGGCTGCGAGAGATGCGGAACCTCCGAGTCCGGCCCAGCCACTGCACTCCATCAGCTCCGCAACCCcagtgctggaggaaggggaaggcaaCTCCAGGCCTCCTCCTGGCTCAGCCAAGGAGGACATTCCATCCTTCTTCATGACGCAG GTGGAGGATGTGTCCAGACCCCTGCTGAGACCTGTGGCAGagggcaggctggagaaaaggagtgagcagaggagggaaggaagatcCCAGGTGGTTCCAGAGCAATACAAAGGCTACGAGGAGCTGCTCAGTGGAGACAAGGACCTGGATTTTATTGAGCCAGATG GGATACAGAAGAATGTGCAGGGCCTGTACTACACCCAGAACCCCTCCCTGGCTTACCAGGATGCCAAGTCACGACTGGACAGTGTGCAGAAGCCCTACCTGCCTCAGAAAAAG CATGGGAGGTTGCCCAGCCCTCCGGCCCGAAAGACAAAAGCAGAAGTCCTGGAAGGAATCCTGATGGCCATGAGAAACACCTCGACCATCACTGAAGTACCCTTGG TGTCTGTTTTGCAAAAGAGGAAATCCAACCCCAGGGCATACCGGGAGGCACAGAGGCTGATGGAGGAATTCCAGGAGGTGTTCAAGATCCTCCCCACAACCGTAGGCGAGGAGATGGCCAAGCTGTCGGATGAGGCGTGGGTGGTAAAAGCTCTTCTCGCGGAGGCAACATCTGAGCAGGGGAGCCCTGAACAGCTACAGCTGCCAGAGAGCGGCCAAGAAGGTGCCCACAGTTTAGTCCACAATACAGCCAGGATTGAATAA